The genomic segment AGGAATAAAGTCCCTCAGCAATGGATTCTGCGAGTCTAGATTTATACTGCATGAGACTCAACTTAAATGAATCAGTATCGTGAAATTGAGTTCCATTAGGTAAATGCCCTCTGGAACTGAGCTCAGTATGTGAGGACTCAGAAAGCTTTTCTACACTTCTCCAGCGACCGATTGCATCAAAGCTTTCCAGGCCAAAGCCAATGGGATCAATCTTAGAATGACAAGATGAACACTGAGCTTTAACCTGATGCATTTCGATCATCTTTCTTATTGGAATGGGATCATCCGATGCTTCCTTTAATTCTGGTACATTAGGCGGTGGGGGAGGGGGTGGATTATTTAAAAACTGATCCATAATCATGGAGCCTCTTATTATTGGTGAGGTTCTATCTCCCGTAGAAGTCATGGTTAAAAAAGCTGCAGTAGTCAATATTCCACCTCGCGTCGAGTTGCTTTTTAGCATAACTTTATGGAAACCATGCTCTTTTTTTGGAGCCATCTTGTAATGATGGGCTAAGAGTTGATCGATGATCACATAATCAGCATTAATAAGCTGATAAAGAGGCTCGTTATACTGTAGCATATACTTAAAAATCTCAATGGGTTCCTGACGAGCGGATAGCTTTAAGCCTCGGTCATATTCATTATATAAAGTGGTATTCACACTCAGATCATCGAGGCGTTTTAAATGGAGCCACTGAGCAAAAAAACCTTCAGATAAGGAAGCTGCCCTCGGGTCATTGAGCATTCTTTCAACTTGTTGATTAAGAATATCTTTATTGAGAATATTTGAGCTCTCCGCAAGTTGATATAGTTCTTCATCAGGGGGTGAACTCCAAATTAAATTGGCTAAGCGAATGACTAATTCATGGGCGGATAATTTTTCTCCTCCAAGTCCCTCATATTCACTGAAATAGAGGAAGTTTGGAGAAGTCAATATCATAGCGAGTGGCTCCTCTATAGCTTTCCACCAATGTAATTTATTTTCTAATTGCTGTTTATAATGTTTCAAAACATGTTCTATGAACTCGGGGTTAGGAGTCTTCCTACGAAAGGCTTGGAATGCAAACTCCGTGAAAATATGGCGCATACGTTCATCAGTTAAGTCATGCGTCTTACGTATTTCTGGGTAGCCCTCCTCATAAATTAACTTCTCAAGAAGTGTCAAACCATCATAAAAGGGCCCTTCAAATTCAAGCTTATCAAGCCAAATACTCGCAGACTCACCATGCGGATCAAGACGCTTTAAATACTGTGATGGGTTTTTAGTGGAATTCCCCTTCTCACTCAGTATAAAATAGAGATACTTGTCTGCAAGTGGTTTATAAATGAAACTATATTTTGTTGGATTTTGTAGATCACCATTGACTTTGAAGGAGCGCAGCGGAGTGCGATCATCGCGGATATCTAGATAACGTCGTGCCTCGGGAGGGGTATTATGAAGTCCGGCATTCATCGTGACTTTGTAAGTTCCCTTGGGGTCATATCGCTTGCCGATGGACGCCCTAAAAAGTTTTGTAAATGGTTTTCCATCAAGGGGAAAGTAATGGCGTGATTCACTCTGGGGTAAAGTCCAAAAGTAGTCGTGCTTTTTTTTACGTTTCAAAAAATCTCTGACAAAATTGGCAGAGCCCGCTTCATCAGTAAATCCAGCTTCTTTCCACTTGCCTTTTTGAATGAGAGTCCATTTTTCTAGATCTTTGCTAAAGTTGTGCAAAATCTTTTTCCTATGGGATTCACCTTCAAAAATTCGATTCTCAAATTTGCGACGTTTTATCATATTTTGAGCGATTAGCTTTTTACCCAGGGTAAAATATTTCTCAAAGTGATAAGCAGAAAAATACTGATTGGCTCCCATGGTGTCATAGGGAGCGGAAGGATCATCTGGAGGAAGGTCATTTCTATCTACGTTTAAGCCAAGTAATTGCTCGATAGCATTGGCGTATTCGCGGCGATTAAGACGTCGCATAGTGATCTTACGGCCCTGATCAGCAAGCTTTCTACGCGCTCCTCGTAATCCCTCGGTTAAGTTTCTTAAAACTTCGGCGAGTTCTTCTTTGCTAGGCTGTTTCTTCTTTTTAGGAGGCATCTCAGCTACATTGAGAACATCTAGGATATCTTGCCACTCTTGTGCCGTTTCATTCGTTTCAATGTTAAAATGTATTTGATCTAGACGTACATCACCTTTTTGTTTTGTTGCTCCATGACAGGAAATACAATAAGTTTCAAGAAAGGGCTTAAGGTGATCTTTCGATAATAGCGACTTTTCTGCAAGAACTTGAATAGAAGTAATTAGTGTGAGAATTATAATTATATATTTCATTATTAAGGTAGGCCTATATCTCCACCGCTTTCCCATTCGCCTATGGTCGTTTCAGTCCACTCATTTTGCCATTTGTTCCAGCGGGCATACCTTGTGAACCAGGCCGGACTAAAACTCATACTATGATGCGAGCGCGAAGACACATGAAGGTCTGCCCATAATAAATTACTGGCAGCTAAATGACGTGCTTCAAGTCTGCTCCTCTTCCAATAAGGAACACCGTTAAAAGCAGTTTCAGCGCCCAATACAGTTTCACTAGCATGATCCATTGCCTGGATAGTAACATTTATCGTAGGTTTACTATAATCGTGCTCAAAATAATCGGAGTCATTTGTATGATTAGAAGCGCGTTGAGTTTCAGGGCAACGAAATAAGGATTTATTGTTAATATATAGATCTAGATGGACATTATGATCTGTCCATACAGTTGTTTTTAGCTGACTATTATTATAATACGCAGCAGCTTCCCAACCATTATTATCGGGTATAGAATTGCCGTTGTTGTCCCCCCAGTACATGCCCCATGCATAACCGATTTGTCTCATTTGTGAGAGGCAAGCAGCCTGAGTCGCTTTTTTTCTTGCCCGTCGTAAGTTGGGTACTAATAAACTAAAAAGAATACTGATGACGGCCATAACCACCAGCACTTCTATCAAAGTAAAGCCTTTTTTTTCTCTCATGAGTATCTCCAAGTGAATATTTAATGTAAACTCTCATCTTATATTTGATGCTAGTTTACCCTTACTTACAGAATTCAGTCAGAACCCTTAACAAGTAAGTGATGAAAAAGTCGCTATTTATATTCGACTTGTATTTGAGAGGGGATATCCTTGAGGTTCATGTCATCGCGATCTAAAATGATTTTTCTAAGTTGAGCCATTTTTCTAATGGGTGTTAGATCGGTGATTTTTGTGCGACATATATTTAATTCTTGAATCTCACTTCCAAGTAAAAAGTTTAAATCAGTAAATGAACTATCGCTGATATCAAGTTGTTTGATTTCGCCAGGCCGAAAAATAAAAATCCTTTCTTTTGGTTTTTTCCCAGTCAAGAAAAATTCATTCTTTTTGAAGGCTAACCTAGAGAATCCTTGGCCGGAAATCTTCAAACTCCCCTTGCTATGATCGTAAATAAACTCTTGTTTATCCCAATGTGGATTGATGACTTTGAGCATATACTCTACCAATTTAAAGTGCTCTGTAGGTTTCGATCGAAGTTCTGAGTCATACTTGAGCATTTTTAAGGCATCGCTAATGCGGTACTTACTGACTAATAACTCATCCCAATAGTCCATAAGTTGTTTAGGTGTCAAGAGAGCTGATTTCTTCTGAAGGCGTGCATACTTTTGACTCAGTTTTAAAAGAGGAGGATCATTTGAGCTTATTTCAAAAAACTGGCAGGCCTGAGAGAAATCTTGTCTCAGGCTGAAAATATAAGCTAATTGCATGCTTGCCCATGCATATGCAGGATCACCTTTTTGAATTTTATTCAGTAAACCTTCAGCTTTCTGCAAGGCTTTGAGTGGTTCACTAAAAACCAATGTGTCACTAAGGAAGTAAATCTGTTTAATATCATTGGCTTGACCTTGAATCATCGATCTAACTAAATTCTTCTCATTTATCATTCTATTGAGTGCCGATTGAGCTTCGAGTTGACGATGAAGCGCTAAGTTCATACTATGATCAGCTCTATTGCGCTCTTCTATCAAGATTGTATTTTTGGATTTTAGTTGATAATTAAAATATATACCGATGCTCACCAAGCAAAGCATAAAAAGCAAGACTAGAAAACACGTGATACAGTTGCGTTTATAAAATAATTTCAATTGTTTTAGAAAGCTAGCATTCTCCGCTATTGTAGCACGACCGTCCATATATTTAGTTAATTCATTTTTGAATTCAGAAACTGATCGATAACGCTTCTCCGGATTCGTTTGCATGGCCTCTAATACAACTGCGTTTAAGCTTTTTGGGACAGATATAAGCCCCTGTGAACGAGCGGATGGTGGCTCGAAATCACCACTCATGGTCGCGTTTAAAATATCATTCGTATCACCTTCATAGGCACATTTACCAGTTAGGATAGTATAAAAAATAGCTCCTAGTGAGTAAATGTCAGTCTGTTTAGTTTTCTCCAGGTTTTTTGAAACTTGTTCGGGGGCCATATATCCCGGGGTGCCTTTAACTTCGCCCGAAAGAGTTATATTATTAAGTAAGTCAGGATTGAATAAGAGTTGATCAAACTCACTGCAATCATCGTTGTCTATAACTTTGCCTAAGCCCCAGTCGCAGACCTTTACTTCACCGTACTTGCCGACTTGTATATTCTCAGGTTTTAAGTCTAGATGTAAAACATCTTTTGAATGAGCGTATTCAATGGCGTCGCAAACTTTCAGGAAAATTTCGAGGAGAAAATCTAAATTCTTCTTGGAAAAGACTCCTGTATGAGTGTGGATTTGCTGAATGGTTTTCGCCAGGTTATCTCCCTTTTTTAACTCCATCGTAAAAAAAGGCGTATTGTCTTGGGCAATCCCTATGGAGTGAACACTAATAATATTTGGATGCTGAAGTAAGCCGGTTAAGCGTGCTTCTCGGATGAAAGAATCGTGGGTTGTTTCAGGTGCATTAGTGTGTAAGCGGGCCATGGCTACGTTGCGCTGAAGCTGTGTATCAAAGACTTTGAAAATCCTCTTCATCCCGCCTTCTGCAATTTTTTCTTCATTGCTGTACTGAGAAACGATTTTTTTAAGTGAGTCACAAACGGGACGTACGCTCATCTTTTCACCTTCGAATCCTAGCTCTATTTCATCGTAAAGATCTTTTAGAGCATAGATTACTTTTACTTGTGGCTCACTGTCCATCACTCTCGAGTTCCCGTACTAAACGACGCATTTCATCGATGAACTTACTCTTCACTCTCGAGACTAATACATAAACCGACTCTTTTTTTAAATCTAAACGTTCGGCAATTTCGACGGCAGTTACTCCTTGCTGGCTCAAAAGAAAAGCCTCGATGGCCATACCTGAAAATAATTCTTTGATATTATCAAAGGCGATCGAAGTCACGTAGGCTTGCCACTCATCTTCGATTAATTGTTCCAATTCTCCAATTTGATAATTCTTGATCTGAAGTTCCAGCTCTTGAGTATTGCGTATTTCTTCCTTTTGGAGATTTTGGCGCGTTTGCTTATCGAGATAATTGATTACCGCATTTTTTGTTAAACGGCCTAGCCAACTACGGAATTTTCCG from the Lentisphaera araneosa HTCC2155 genome contains:
- a CDS encoding DUF1588 domain-containing protein, producing MKYIIIILTLITSIQVLAEKSLLSKDHLKPFLETYCISCHGATKQKGDVRLDQIHFNIETNETAQEWQDILDVLNVAEMPPKKKKQPSKEELAEVLRNLTEGLRGARRKLADQGRKITMRRLNRREYANAIEQLLGLNVDRNDLPPDDPSAPYDTMGANQYFSAYHFEKYFTLGKKLIAQNMIKRRKFENRIFEGESHRKKILHNFSKDLEKWTLIQKGKWKEAGFTDEAGSANFVRDFLKRKKKHDYFWTLPQSESRHYFPLDGKPFTKLFRASIGKRYDPKGTYKVTMNAGLHNTPPEARRYLDIRDDRTPLRSFKVNGDLQNPTKYSFIYKPLADKYLYFILSEKGNSTKNPSQYLKRLDPHGESASIWLDKLEFEGPFYDGLTLLEKLIYEEGYPEIRKTHDLTDERMRHIFTEFAFQAFRRKTPNPEFIEHVLKHYKQQLENKLHWWKAIEEPLAMILTSPNFLYFSEYEGLGGEKLSAHELVIRLANLIWSSPPDEELYQLAESSNILNKDILNQQVERMLNDPRAASLSEGFFAQWLHLKRLDDLSVNTTLYNEYDRGLKLSARQEPIEIFKYMLQYNEPLYQLINADYVIIDQLLAHHYKMAPKKEHGFHKVMLKSNSTRGGILTTAAFLTMTSTGDRTSPIIRGSMIMDQFLNNPPPPPPPNVPELKEASDDPIPIRKMIEMHQVKAQCSSCHSKIDPIGFGLESFDAIGRWRSVEKLSESSHTELSSRGHLPNGTQFHDTDSFKLSLMQYKSRLAESIAEGLYSYGLGRSISFSDREEIEDLVEKWDKDKYRLRSLIHLFTQSKTFQTK
- a CDS encoding type II secretion system protein, with translation MREKKGFTLIEVLVVMAVISILFSLLVPNLRRARKKATQAACLSQMRQIGYAWGMYWGDNNGNSIPDNNGWEAAAYYNNSQLKTTVWTDHNVHLDLYINNKSLFRCPETQRASNHTNDSDYFEHDYSKPTINVTIQAMDHASETVLGAETAFNGVPYWKRSRLEARHLAASNLLWADLHVSSRSHHSMSFSPAWFTRYARWNKWQNEWTETTIGEWESGGDIGLP
- a CDS encoding RNA polymerase sigma factor is translated as MTKKSYLTRQTLIQRARDPQDEAAWEEFISLYKNFIYHLLHKMNINANDFDDMVQLVLMKLWEGLKSYDSSRGKFRSWLGRLTKNAVINYLDKQTRQNLQKEEIRNTQELELQIKNYQIGELEQLIEDEWQAYVTSIAFDNIKELFSGMAIEAFLLSQQGVTAVEIAERLDLKKESVYVLVSRVKSKFIDEMRRLVRELESDGQ
- a CDS encoding serine/threonine-protein kinase; this encodes MDSEPQVKVIYALKDLYDEIELGFEGEKMSVRPVCDSLKKIVSQYSNEEKIAEGGMKRIFKVFDTQLQRNVAMARLHTNAPETTHDSFIREARLTGLLQHPNIISVHSIGIAQDNTPFFTMELKKGDNLAKTIQQIHTHTGVFSKKNLDFLLEIFLKVCDAIEYAHSKDVLHLDLKPENIQVGKYGEVKVCDWGLGKVIDNDDCSEFDQLLFNPDLLNNITLSGEVKGTPGYMAPEQVSKNLEKTKQTDIYSLGAIFYTILTGKCAYEGDTNDILNATMSGDFEPPSARSQGLISVPKSLNAVVLEAMQTNPEKRYRSVSEFKNELTKYMDGRATIAENASFLKQLKLFYKRNCITCFLVLLFMLCLVSIGIYFNYQLKSKNTILIEERNRADHSMNLALHRQLEAQSALNRMINEKNLVRSMIQGQANDIKQIYFLSDTLVFSEPLKALQKAEGLLNKIQKGDPAYAWASMQLAYIFSLRQDFSQACQFFEISSNDPPLLKLSQKYARLQKKSALLTPKQLMDYWDELLVSKYRISDALKMLKYDSELRSKPTEHFKLVEYMLKVINPHWDKQEFIYDHSKGSLKISGQGFSRLAFKKNEFFLTGKKPKERIFIFRPGEIKQLDISDSSFTDLNFLLGSEIQELNICRTKITDLTPIRKMAQLRKIILDRDDMNLKDIPSQIQVEYK